NNNNNNNNNNNNNNNNNNNNNNNNNNNNNNNNNNNNNNNNNNNNNNNNNNNNNNNNNNNNNNNNNNNNNNNNNNNNNNNNNNNNNNNNNNNNNNNNNNNNNNNNNNNNNNNNNNNNNNNNNNNNNNNNNNNNNNNNNNGATCCAATCAACCATTCCATCGCCTATAAAAGGAGAGCCAACGCCAACGCCAAGAAACACAAACACACATGTAAATTCAGATCGATCGAAATCTAACCTCTAGCTAACAGGTAACAGCtagctatatatatatactagctagTATCTCCTACGTTCGTCAGCGATAAACCGCGATGAGGGAGCTGATCCGGCGGCTGAGCTTCTCGGATCGGGTGAGCGATGGCAACAACGGCGGCGTGCCGCGCGGGTGCGTGCCGGTGCTGGTGGTGGGCGACGGCGAGGAGGAATGCGAGCGGTTCGTTGTGAGGGTGGAGGCGCTGCGGCACCCGTCGC
This portion of the Triticum dicoccoides isolate Atlit2015 ecotype Zavitan chromosome 7A, WEW_v2.0, whole genome shotgun sequence genome encodes:
- the LOC119329009 gene encoding auxin-responsive protein SAUR71-like; translation: MRELIRRLSFSDRVSDGNNGGVPRGCVPVLVVGDGEEECERFVVRVEALRHPSLSALLEMAAQEFGYKQEGILRVPCAVHQFRQALTTAAVSKNY